The Sphingorhabdus sp. Alg231-15 genome has a segment encoding these proteins:
- a CDS encoding MFS transporter, with protein sequence MIADKQRKSAMRFVLLTVFIYSVGFGIIMPVLPELIQELEGVSLSEATMLGGFISASYALFQFLMGPLVGNLGDRFGRRPVFLLSLLAFGIDFALMGFATSIVWLFIGRSIAGGLGAIFGPANAAMADMSSDEDRAKSFGLVGAAFGIGFIVGPALGGFLGDYGTRIPFFVAGGLAFLNFIYGWFAFPETMAPEEKRSFEWKRANPMGALLNLGKLPNLLGVAVIYFLWMLSSSIYPTSWSFFAPAQYGWDSKMVGLSLTCVGLSMALVQAFLIGRFVSAVGERKTAMFGIFVAIVIFAVYVLVDVSWVALSMCLVVGLQGMAMPSINAMMSRRTPSNMQGELQGFNGSMAALAALIAPLLYNGSLSYFTSDAAPFRFVGAPFAIAAFVGLIPLILLMIVKPAPDNKQ encoded by the coding sequence ATGATCGCAGACAAGCAGCGTAAGTCGGCAATGCGCTTCGTGCTGTTGACGGTTTTCATCTATTCCGTTGGCTTTGGCATCATCATGCCGGTGCTGCCAGAGCTTATTCAGGAACTGGAGGGCGTCAGCCTGTCCGAGGCAACTATGCTCGGCGGCTTTATCAGCGCTTCTTACGCGTTGTTCCAATTTCTCATGGGTCCGCTGGTCGGCAATCTCGGTGACCGTTTTGGTCGTCGACCCGTATTTCTGCTCTCTCTGCTTGCGTTTGGAATTGACTTTGCGTTGATGGGTTTTGCGACATCAATAGTGTGGTTGTTCATTGGTCGCTCCATCGCCGGTGGTCTTGGCGCCATATTCGGCCCGGCCAATGCTGCCATGGCTGACATGTCGAGCGACGAAGATCGCGCCAAAAGCTTTGGATTGGTCGGAGCCGCCTTCGGCATTGGCTTCATAGTTGGTCCAGCTTTAGGCGGGTTTTTGGGCGATTATGGGACGCGTATCCCGTTTTTTGTGGCTGGCGGGCTGGCTTTCCTCAATTTCATATATGGCTGGTTTGCTTTTCCAGAAACCATGGCACCGGAAGAAAAGCGCAGCTTTGAATGGAAACGTGCCAATCCAATGGGAGCCTTGCTCAATCTCGGCAAATTGCCAAACTTGCTTGGCGTTGCCGTGATCTATTTTCTGTGGATGCTCAGCAGCTCCATCTATCCAACCAGTTGGTCCTTTTTTGCTCCGGCGCAATATGGTTGGGATAGTAAAATGGTCGGATTGTCCCTGACTTGTGTGGGGCTGTCGATGGCGCTCGTTCAGGCGTTTTTGATTGGTCGATTTGTCAGTGCTGTCGGCGAACGAAAAACCGCAATGTTCGGAATATTCGTCGCGATTGTGATTTTTGCAGTCTACGTGCTGGTGGACGTCAGCTGGGTTGCGCTGTCCATGTGTCTGGTTGTTGGATTACAGGGCATGGCCATGCCCAGCATTAACGCGATGATGTCTCGCCGCACGCCGAGCAACATGCAAGGAGAATTACAGGGATTTAATGGCAGCATGGCCGCGCTTGCCGCCCTGATCGCGCCGCTTCTTTATAACGGCTCGCTATCCTATTTTACCAGTGATGCAGCGCCCTTTCGCTTTGTTGGCGCACCGTTCGCCATTGCCGCATTTGTCGGACTGATCCCGCTAATCTTGTTGATGATTGTCAAGCCCGCGCCTGACAATAAACAGTAA
- a CDS encoding isocitrate lyase/phosphoenolpyruvate mutase family protein, with translation MTDMIAQFAELHQPGKPLILYNIWDAGSAQVAARAGAKAVATGSLSVAGAQGFEDGEKLPFDFALANAKHIVSAVDVPVTIDLETGYGDDASAVGANARLMKEAGVAGLNLEDQDLSAGGLRDVSVQSQRIKAAADSGLFINARTDLFIQTPLPDHDDALAHKALERCQAYADAGAGSFFIPFAADEKLIGDICDIAALPVNIMRMPDSPSISRLAELGVARISYGPGPWMAAMAAFEAEAVKIYGNQR, from the coding sequence ATGACGGATATGATCGCCCAATTTGCTGAACTGCATCAACCGGGCAAGCCGCTTATCCTTTACAATATCTGGGATGCGGGCAGTGCTCAGGTTGCGGCTCGTGCAGGGGCAAAGGCGGTTGCAACGGGCAGCTTGTCCGTTGCTGGTGCGCAAGGTTTTGAGGATGGTGAGAAGCTGCCCTTTGATTTTGCTCTGGCCAATGCCAAACATATTGTATCTGCGGTCGATGTGCCGGTCACAATTGATCTGGAAACCGGTTATGGAGATGATGCATCTGCGGTTGGTGCAAACGCACGGCTGATGAAAGAGGCAGGCGTGGCTGGCCTTAATCTGGAAGATCAGGATTTGTCGGCGGGCGGACTACGCGATGTGTCCGTTCAGTCCCAACGTATAAAGGCCGCCGCCGATAGTGGGTTGTTCATCAATGCACGTACGGATCTGTTTATCCAGACACCTTTGCCAGATCATGATGATGCGCTGGCCCATAAAGCGTTGGAACGTTGTCAGGCCTACGCCGATGCAGGCGCTGGCAGTTTTTTCATTCCCTTTGCAGCCGATGAAAAGTTGATTGGCGATATTTGCGACATTGCAGCTTTGCCGGTCAACATCATGAGAATGCCGGATAGCCCATCCATTTCCCGATTAGCCGAGTTGGGCGTTGCACGCATCAGCTATGGCCCAGGCCCCTGGATGGCTGCGATGGCCGCATTTGAAGCGGAGGCGGTAAAGATATACGGCAATCAGCGCTGA
- the ada gene encoding bifunctional DNA-binding transcriptional regulator/O6-methylguanine-DNA methyltransferase Ada, with amino-acid sequence MNKDESLIDDNRAWQAVANRDRAFDGKFVTGVLTTGIYCRPSCAARHPKRENVRFFAKPEQAEAEGLRACLRCMPKDVARDDAAVKAVIDAIRMAETAPALDELGEMTSYSPTHLQRIFKREMGLSPAAYARALRSERAKEALDSGASVTEAIYDAGYGSASRFYADNGKRLGMKPSAWKNGGAGVTIRWANVETSLGTMMVAATDKGVCCLSFNEGEEELSARFPKADLQPGDDAFQALVGQITASVEKPGDFSHIPLDVQGTAFQEAVWQELQKIPLGETRSYADIAAAIGKPKAVRAVGSANGANNVAVLIPCHRVVRSDGSMGGYAYGLEIKERLLEKEAAK; translated from the coding sequence ATGAACAAAGACGAATCCTTGATCGATGACAATAGAGCCTGGCAGGCGGTAGCCAACCGTGACCGGGCATTTGACGGCAAGTTTGTGACCGGCGTGCTAACCACCGGTATTTATTGCCGTCCTTCCTGTGCAGCGCGGCATCCCAAGCGAGAAAATGTACGCTTCTTTGCTAAGCCGGAACAGGCGGAAGCGGAAGGATTACGCGCTTGTCTGCGCTGCATGCCCAAAGATGTCGCGCGTGATGATGCGGCGGTAAAAGCCGTGATTGATGCGATCCGTATGGCTGAAACGGCGCCGGCATTGGATGAGCTGGGCGAGATGACCAGCTATTCACCCACCCATTTGCAGCGCATATTCAAGCGCGAAATGGGATTGTCACCAGCGGCTTATGCGCGCGCTCTGCGTTCCGAACGTGCCAAGGAGGCGCTCGACAGCGGTGCTTCTGTTACCGAAGCCATCTACGATGCCGGCTATGGCTCAGCATCCCGATTTTACGCAGATAATGGAAAGAGATTAGGCATGAAACCAAGTGCTTGGAAAAATGGCGGGGCGGGGGTCACGATCCGCTGGGCTAATGTCGAGACATCATTGGGAACAATGATGGTGGCTGCCACGGACAAGGGTGTCTGCTGTTTGTCCTTCAACGAAGGTGAAGAGGAATTGAGTGCCCGCTTCCCCAAAGCTGACCTGCAGCCGGGTGATGATGCATTTCAGGCCTTGGTCGGGCAAATCACGGCCTCTGTCGAGAAACCCGGTGACTTCAGCCATATTCCTTTGGACGTGCAGGGTACCGCGTTTCAGGAGGCGGTTTGGCAGGAACTTCAGAAAATACCGCTTGGCGAGACACGTAGCTATGCCGATATTGCAGCCGCCATTGGCAAGCCCAAAGCGGTGCGCGCTGTGGGCAGTGCCAATGGTGCCAATAATGTTGCGGTGTTAATCCCGTGCCACCGCGTGGTGCGCAGCGATGGCAGCATGGGCGGCTATGCCTATGGACTAGAGATAAAAGAACGTTTGCTCGAAAAGGAAGCCGCGAAATGA
- a CDS encoding F0F1 ATP synthase subunit delta has translation MENSSGIRASLAGRYATALFALATEKKAIETVESSLGALGDAMGESDDLKALISSPVLSRADAGKAIAAIAGQMKLDDLTTNVLGVLAANRRLDQIPAVIRAFSTLASGHRGEITAEVTSAHPLDDAQVDALKAQLKKRVGSDVSVSTSVDPSILGGLVVKIGSQMIDNSIKTRLNTLSQAMKG, from the coding sequence GTGGAGAATTCCAGCGGCATTAGAGCGAGTTTAGCGGGGCGTTACGCCACTGCATTGTTCGCTTTGGCCACCGAAAAAAAAGCCATCGAAACAGTCGAATCAAGCCTTGGTGCACTCGGCGATGCGATGGGCGAATCGGACGACCTGAAAGCGCTGATTAGCAGCCCGGTCCTGTCCCGTGCTGACGCCGGCAAAGCAATTGCTGCTATTGCGGGACAAATGAAACTGGATGATTTGACCACCAACGTACTCGGTGTTCTCGCGGCTAATCGCCGTCTCGACCAGATACCAGCCGTCATTCGCGCCTTCTCTACTTTGGCTTCGGGCCATCGCGGTGAGATTACCGCCGAAGTGACCTCCGCTCATCCCCTGGATGATGCGCAAGTTGATGCGCTTAAGGCGCAACTCAAGAAACGTGTGGGAAGCGATGTATCGGTTTCCACCTCCGTCGATCCGTCCATCCTGGGCGGTCTGGTCGTCAAAATCGGCAGCCAGATGATCGACAATTCGATTAAAACCCGTTTGAACACGCTATCTCAGGCCATGAAGGGCTAA
- the atpA gene encoding F0F1 ATP synthase subunit alpha has product MDIRAAEISKVIKDQIANFGNEAQVSEVGTVLAVGDGIARIHGLDQVQAGEMVEFSNGTQGMALNLEADNVGVVIFGTDADIKEGDVVKRTGTIVDVPIGKELLGRVVDGLGNPIDGKGPIKTEKRSRVEVKAPGIIPRKSVHEPVQTGLKALDALVPVGRGQRELIIGDRQTGKTAVAIDTFINQKTINAGDDEGKKLYCIYVAVGQKRSTVAQIVRQLEENGAMEYSIVVAASASEPAPLQYLAPYTGVTMGEYFRDNGMHACIVYDDLSKQAVAYRQMSLLLRRPPGREAYPGDVFYLHSRLLERAAKMNEDNGSGSLTALPIIETQAGDVSAYIPTNVISITDGQIFLETDLFNQGIRPAINVGLSVSRVGSAAQTKAMKKVSGSIKLDLAQYREMAAFAQFGSDLDASTQKLLARGERLTQLLKQAQFSPLAFEEQTASIYAGTNGHLDDVAVTDVVRYEEAMLAHMRSDHADILKTIRESGDLANDTKEKLEAALAAFGKSFA; this is encoded by the coding sequence ATGGATATTCGCGCAGCAGAAATTTCGAAGGTCATCAAAGACCAAATCGCCAATTTTGGTAATGAAGCTCAGGTTTCCGAAGTTGGAACCGTGCTCGCAGTTGGTGACGGCATTGCCCGTATCCACGGTCTTGACCAGGTACAGGCTGGTGAGATGGTTGAATTCTCCAACGGCACCCAGGGCATGGCGCTGAACCTAGAAGCCGACAATGTCGGTGTCGTTATCTTCGGTACGGATGCGGACATTAAAGAAGGCGACGTTGTTAAGCGTACCGGTACGATTGTGGACGTTCCCATCGGCAAGGAACTTCTCGGCCGCGTTGTTGACGGTCTTGGCAATCCTATTGACGGCAAGGGCCCGATCAAAACTGAAAAGCGCAGCCGCGTTGAAGTTAAAGCACCGGGCATCATCCCGCGTAAATCAGTTCATGAGCCCGTGCAAACCGGCCTCAAGGCGCTTGATGCGCTGGTTCCCGTTGGCCGTGGTCAGCGCGAATTGATCATTGGTGACCGTCAGACCGGTAAGACCGCTGTCGCCATCGATACTTTCATCAACCAGAAAACAATCAACGCTGGTGATGACGAAGGTAAAAAACTTTACTGCATCTATGTGGCTGTGGGCCAGAAGCGCTCCACGGTTGCGCAGATCGTACGTCAGCTCGAAGAAAACGGCGCGATGGAATATTCTATCGTTGTTGCCGCTTCTGCTTCCGAGCCGGCCCCGCTGCAATATCTCGCGCCATATACTGGTGTGACGATGGGCGAATATTTCCGCGATAATGGCATGCACGCCTGTATCGTTTATGACGATCTTTCCAAGCAGGCTGTGGCTTATCGTCAGATGTCCCTGCTTCTGCGTCGCCCTCCGGGCCGTGAAGCTTATCCTGGTGACGTTTTCTATCTTCACTCACGTTTGCTCGAACGTGCCGCAAAAATGAACGAAGATAATGGTTCTGGTTCGCTGACGGCATTGCCAATCATTGAAACACAGGCTGGCGATGTTTCCGCTTACATCCCAACCAACGTGATTTCGATTACTGACGGTCAGATCTTCCTCGAGACCGACCTGTTCAACCAGGGCATCCGTCCTGCGATTAACGTCGGTCTGTCAGTTTCCCGTGTGGGTTCTGCCGCGCAGACGAAAGCGATGAAAAAGGTTTCTGGTTCGATTAAACTCGATCTCGCGCAATATCGCGAAATGGCAGCCTTTGCGCAGTTCGGTTCTGACTTGGACGCGTCCACGCAGAAATTGCTGGCACGTGGCGAGCGTTTGACGCAGTTGCTCAAGCAGGCACAATTCTCCCCGCTCGCATTTGAAGAGCAAACAGCTTCCATCTACGCGGGTACCAACGGCCATCTTGATGATGTCGCAGTGACCGATGTTGTTCGCTATGAAGAAGCAATGCTCGCTCATATGCGCTCTGACCATGCTGACATTTTGAAAACGATCCGTGAAAGCGGTGACTTGGCAAATGACACCAAGGAGAAGCTGGAAGCCGCATTGGCAGCGTTCGGCAAGAGCTTTGCCTAA
- a CDS encoding F0F1 ATP synthase subunit gamma produces MASLKELKDRIGSVKSTQKITKAKKMVAAAKLRRAQMAAEAARPYANEMAKVMSSLAGKVTVDENSPKLLAGTGKDQVHLLVVATSDRGLCGAFNANIVKEARLKAEQLTKDGKTVLFYMVGRKGIPVIKRMYPDQILKHFDTTDAKTPGFEEAKAIAADLTALVEEGKFDVAHLFYSKFKSALLQEPTVQQIIPVALDTSGDEASGASTEYEPDEEEILTELLPRNLTTQLFGALLENMASEQGASMTAMDNATRNAGDLIDNLTIIYNRSRQAAITTELIEIIAGAEAL; encoded by the coding sequence ATGGCTTCGCTCAAGGAACTTAAGGATCGGATCGGGTCGGTTAAATCGACCCAGAAGATCACCAAGGCCAAAAAGATGGTGGCCGCTGCCAAATTGCGCCGTGCGCAAATGGCCGCAGAGGCCGCGCGTCCTTACGCCAATGAAATGGCGAAGGTCATGTCGAGCCTCGCTGGCAAAGTGACGGTGGATGAAAATTCACCAAAACTGCTGGCTGGCACTGGCAAGGATCAGGTCCATCTTCTGGTTGTTGCAACCTCAGATCGCGGTCTTTGCGGGGCGTTTAACGCCAATATCGTCAAAGAAGCGCGGTTGAAGGCTGAACAGCTGACCAAAGATGGTAAGACTGTCCTCTTCTACATGGTTGGCCGCAAAGGCATTCCAGTAATCAAGCGGATGTATCCCGATCAGATATTGAAGCATTTCGACACGACCGACGCAAAAACACCTGGCTTTGAAGAAGCCAAAGCAATTGCAGCGGATCTGACCGCCTTGGTGGAAGAGGGCAAATTTGACGTTGCTCATCTCTTCTACTCGAAATTCAAATCGGCATTGTTGCAGGAACCGACGGTGCAACAGATTATTCCTGTCGCTCTGGACACATCCGGTGACGAAGCATCGGGCGCGTCGACAGAATATGAACCCGATGAGGAAGAAATCCTCACCGAGTTGCTGCCACGCAATCTGACCACCCAGCTTTTCGGCGCATTGCTTGAAAATATGGCGTCAGAGCAAGGCGCGTCGATGACCGCGATGGACAACGCCACGCGCAATGCCGGCGACCTGATCGACAATCTGACCATTATTTATAACCGCAGCCGTCAGGCCGCGATTACCACCGAATTGATTGAAATTATCGCTGGCGCTGAAGCGCTCTAA